The proteins below are encoded in one region of Gimesia chilikensis:
- a CDS encoding DUF6807 domain-containing protein, whose translation MKTVLSILCLFVGLSTAVGAAEGTVDIKKNGSKFSVTIDGKPFATYNTSADLPKPFFSPVRAADGTVITRSLVDPEDHPHHKGIWVAVDEVNTVDFWAEKGKIKNTGVKIVKASGNPAVMKVTNEWLGEDNKPIITENTLISIYANRLMTYNITFTAGAKPVVFEDTKEGLFGIRLPNGMREKEDGSVVNSKGVKGTKDTWGKPTEWIDYYGPLNGKVYGVTLMDSPQNYKQSRYHVRNYGLFTISPFGDHAYTNKKQPADHKHLKAGEKMNLKYGLYIHSGDTKQGHVADAYQQFVDVTKKKATKKKVTQQKPAAKPAKKVAAAPQKPAAPAKTAEPQMKPVPETEAVPANNCECQPAQQPQPRRGLFGRLRFRR comes from the coding sequence GTGAAAACCGTGTTAAGCATACTCTGTCTGTTTGTCGGCCTCTCGACCGCTGTGGGTGCCGCAGAAGGTACCGTCGACATCAAGAAAAATGGAAGCAAATTCAGTGTCACCATCGATGGGAAACCGTTTGCGACCTACAACACCAGTGCCGACCTGCCTAAGCCGTTCTTCTCGCCGGTCCGCGCTGCTGACGGCACCGTAATTACCCGTTCGCTCGTCGATCCCGAAGATCACCCGCACCACAAAGGGATCTGGGTAGCCGTCGATGAAGTCAACACCGTCGACTTCTGGGCCGAGAAAGGCAAAATCAAAAACACCGGCGTGAAAATCGTCAAAGCCTCAGGTAATCCGGCTGTGATGAAAGTCACCAACGAGTGGCTCGGTGAAGACAACAAGCCGATCATTACCGAAAATACCCTGATCTCGATCTACGCCAATCGTCTGATGACTTACAACATCACCTTCACCGCAGGTGCGAAGCCAGTTGTCTTTGAAGACACCAAAGAAGGCCTGTTCGGAATTCGTCTGCCCAACGGCATGCGGGAAAAAGAAGATGGTTCGGTCGTCAACAGCAAAGGCGTCAAAGGGACCAAAGACACCTGGGGTAAGCCCACCGAATGGATTGATTACTACGGTCCTCTGAACGGAAAAGTTTACGGCGTCACCCTGATGGATTCTCCGCAGAACTACAAGCAGTCCCGTTACCACGTACGTAACTACGGTCTGTTTACCATCAGCCCCTTCGGCGATCACGCTTATACCAACAAGAAACAGCCCGCCGACCACAAGCACCTCAAAGCGGGTGAAAAGATGAACCTGAAATACGGTCTCTACATTCACTCCGGCGATACCAAGCAGGGTCATGTGGCTGACGCGTACCAGCAGTTTGTGGATGTCACTAAAAAAAAAGCGACTAAGAAAAAAGTGACACAGCAGAAACCAGCTGCCAAACCCGCTAAGAAAGTCGCCGCCGCGCCTCAAAAGCCGGCAGCACCTGCCAAGACTGCTGAACCCCAGATGAAACCAGTTCCGGAAACGGAAGCAGTTCCTGCAAATAACTGTGAATGTCAACCGGCTCAGCAGCCGCAACCACGTCGCGGTCTGTTCGGTCGTCTGCGATTTCGTCGATAA
- the aspS gene encoding aspartate--tRNA ligase has product MLRTHTCGELRTDHVGQTVTLAGWVIRGRDHGGLAFIDLRDRYGVTQIVFNPDRDAEMHELARTLRAEDVIQVSGEVVLRDDRENEKLATGKIEIRAHELKVLNKSKTPPFEPGTSELPNEELRLTYRFLDLRSERLQHAMLVRHRLMKLTRDYFDNLQFLEIETPILGRSTPEGARDYLVPSRVHEGAFYALPQSPQIYKQILMISGYDRYFQIARCFRDEDLRADRQPEFTQIDIEMAFVEQEDILTLIDGLMATFLKELRGEEMALPLPRYDYADVMEKYGSDKPDLRFGLELVDIGEIAGNCDFAVFKKTMESGGRVRGLNAKGAADNYSRKDIDGLTEYVGEYGAKGLAFFKVTDEGLHSPIAKFFSDEDKQKIMDAMGAEVGDLLFFVADQCAVTSAALAALRNRLGKELKLYDPSDFKCCWVVNFPLLNYNEDEQRWDAEHHPFCQPVDEDVQYFESDPAKVRAQSYDLVINGYEAASGSVRVHDQKVQQTVFDLLGISADEAEERFGFLLQALRYGAPPHAGAALGLDRLVMLLCGNDNIRDVIAFPKTQKAADLLSGAPSEVDPHQLRDLRIKVDIPQ; this is encoded by the coding sequence GTGTTACGAACACATACCTGTGGCGAACTGAGAACAGACCATGTTGGACAGACTGTGACTCTGGCGGGTTGGGTCATCCGTGGTCGCGATCATGGGGGCCTGGCCTTCATCGACCTCCGCGACCGCTACGGGGTCACCCAGATTGTGTTCAATCCGGATCGTGATGCCGAGATGCACGAGCTGGCTCGTACCCTGCGTGCCGAGGATGTGATCCAGGTCAGCGGCGAAGTCGTGCTGCGGGACGACCGCGAAAACGAGAAGCTGGCCACCGGGAAGATCGAAATCCGGGCGCACGAACTTAAAGTTCTCAACAAAAGTAAAACACCGCCGTTCGAACCGGGTACGTCCGAACTGCCCAACGAAGAGTTGCGGCTCACCTACCGCTTCCTCGATCTGCGGAGCGAACGTCTGCAGCACGCGATGCTGGTACGTCATCGCCTGATGAAGCTGACCCGCGACTATTTTGATAACCTGCAGTTCCTGGAAATCGAAACACCGATCCTGGGACGCAGCACACCGGAAGGGGCCCGCGATTACCTGGTACCCAGCCGCGTGCATGAAGGTGCGTTCTACGCCCTGCCTCAGTCACCACAGATCTACAAACAGATCCTGATGATCTCAGGCTACGACCGTTACTTCCAGATCGCACGCTGCTTCCGTGACGAAGACCTGCGTGCCGACCGTCAGCCGGAGTTCACCCAGATCGATATCGAGATGGCGTTCGTCGAACAGGAAGACATCCTGACCCTGATCGACGGACTGATGGCGACCTTCCTGAAAGAGCTGCGGGGCGAAGAAATGGCCCTGCCGCTGCCACGGTATGACTATGCCGACGTGATGGAAAAATACGGCTCAGACAAACCCGACCTCCGCTTCGGCCTGGAACTGGTCGACATCGGAGAAATCGCTGGCAACTGTGACTTCGCCGTGTTCAAAAAGACCATGGAATCAGGCGGTCGCGTACGTGGCCTGAACGCCAAAGGTGCCGCGGACAACTACAGCCGCAAAGACATCGACGGTCTGACTGAGTACGTGGGTGAGTACGGCGCCAAAGGTCTGGCGTTCTTCAAAGTGACTGACGAAGGTCTGCACTCCCCGATCGCCAAGTTCTTCTCGGATGAAGACAAGCAGAAGATCATGGATGCGATGGGCGCCGAAGTCGGCGACCTGCTGTTCTTCGTCGCCGACCAGTGTGCGGTCACCTCCGCTGCCCTCGCGGCACTTCGGAACCGCCTGGGTAAAGAACTCAAGCTGTACGATCCGAGTGACTTCAAATGCTGCTGGGTCGTCAACTTCCCGCTGCTCAACTACAACGAAGACGAACAGCGGTGGGACGCCGAGCATCACCCGTTCTGTCAGCCTGTCGATGAAGACGTGCAGTACTTTGAGAGTGATCCTGCCAAGGTGCGTGCCCAGTCATACGACCTGGTCATCAACGGTTATGAAGCAGCCAGTGGAAGCGTCCGTGTGCACGATCAGAAAGTCCAGCAGACCGTCTTCGACCTGCTGGGGATCTCAGCCGACGAAGCGGAAGAACGCTTCGGCTTCCTGCTGCAGGCACTGCGATACGGGGCACCACCGCACGCCGGGGCCGCTTTAGGCCTGGACCGACTGGTGATGCTGCTCTGCGGTAACGACAACATCCGCGACGTCATCGCATTCCCCAAAACCCAGAAAGCGGCCGACCTGCTCAGCGGTGCACCTTCGGAAGTGGATCCGCATCAGCTGCGTGATCTGCGGATCAAAGTTGACATTCCCCAATAA
- a CDS encoding outer membrane protein assembly factor BamB family protein translates to MKSVTPFLFCLAGLSLWACSEATSESMTQRADAAQNSSAEPLPEVITEISFKDAQTKATPQVGFWPHWLGPNYDGISPETNWRSDWSKEPPNVSWRKNVGIGYSSISAANGRIYTMGHKEGNETVYCLNADTGEVIWQQSYPAELIDNLNAGGPGATPTIDGAFLYTNSRDGRLICFEIETGKKVWEKILPKAYDMEIPEWGFTCSPLIRGNRLYVEAGRLVALEKQTGKEIWKSKAYMPGYGTPAAFENEGNRYLAILNNDCLSIAREDDGKEVASFAWPSPFDTNSTTPIIAGKTIFISSGYGKGCALLDFENETLKSRYTNRDLKNHFNNSVLYQGHLYGMDGNSNLGRIVRLTCMDHQTGKVKWREAGFGCGSLLIAAGKLIILSDKGMLVTAEATPEAFKEISRFKVLDHQCWTVPVLSDGRLYCRDSAGNLACVDLRNKPTR, encoded by the coding sequence ATGAAGTCAGTCACCCCGTTTCTGTTCTGTCTGGCAGGCCTGAGCCTGTGGGCGTGCAGTGAAGCGACATCCGAATCGATGACGCAACGCGCAGACGCAGCGCAGAACTCCTCGGCAGAACCACTTCCCGAGGTGATCACGGAGATTTCGTTTAAGGACGCCCAGACCAAGGCGACTCCCCAGGTTGGTTTCTGGCCTCACTGGCTGGGCCCCAACTATGACGGCATCTCCCCAGAGACCAACTGGCGCTCCGACTGGTCCAAAGAGCCGCCGAACGTGTCCTGGCGAAAAAATGTGGGTATCGGCTACAGCTCAATCTCCGCAGCGAATGGCCGCATCTATACGATGGGTCATAAAGAGGGCAACGAAACCGTTTACTGCCTGAATGCCGACACGGGCGAAGTCATCTGGCAGCAATCGTATCCCGCGGAACTGATCGACAACCTGAATGCAGGCGGTCCGGGGGCGACCCCCACCATCGACGGCGCGTTCCTGTATACCAACAGCCGCGACGGTCGCTTGATCTGCTTTGAGATTGAAACCGGTAAGAAAGTCTGGGAGAAAATCCTGCCGAAAGCGTACGACATGGAGATCCCCGAGTGGGGTTTTACCTGTTCGCCGCTGATCCGCGGAAACCGCCTGTATGTCGAAGCGGGACGTCTGGTCGCGCTGGAGAAACAGACGGGTAAGGAAATCTGGAAATCAAAAGCTTACATGCCGGGCTATGGCACTCCGGCCGCGTTCGAGAATGAGGGCAACCGTTACCTGGCAATTCTGAATAATGATTGCCTGTCGATCGCCCGTGAGGATGACGGCAAAGAAGTCGCTTCGTTTGCCTGGCCTTCCCCCTTCGATACGAATTCCACCACCCCCATCATCGCCGGCAAGACCATCTTTATTTCTTCCGGTTATGGCAAAGGCTGTGCGCTGCTTGATTTCGAAAATGAAACACTGAAGTCGCGGTACACGAATCGGGATCTGAAGAACCATTTCAACAACAGTGTGCTCTACCAGGGACACTTATACGGCATGGACGGCAACTCGAACCTGGGACGCATCGTACGCCTGACCTGCATGGATCATCAGACCGGGAAAGTCAAATGGCGGGAGGCGGGCTTCGGCTGCGGTTCCCTGCTGATCGCCGCTGGCAAGCTGATTATCCTCTCGGATAAAGGGATGCTGGTGACCGCGGAGGCCACCCCTGAAGCGTTTAAGGAAATCTCCCGCTTCAAGGTGCTCGACCATCAATGCTGGACGGTCCCCGTGCTGAGTGACGGCCGACTCTATTGCCGGGACTCAGCCGGAAACCTGGCCTGCGTGGACCTGCGGAATAAGCCCACCCGCTAG
- a CDS encoding protoglobin family protein — translation MKHIDEEKLEVDLSYRFQYLVEFIGITEDDLGAVHGAAGILAPLVPALVDAVYDQLFTYDCTKRHFVPRQSGYEGEIPESLETLTLDHEMIQFRKQHLARYLESLVTRPYDAKMVEYLDMVGKIHTPKAGSKDLDVPLVQMNALMGFVSTALISTILGLNLDRETEVKTLVAFNKLLWVQNDLITRHYQA, via the coding sequence ATGAAGCACATTGATGAAGAAAAACTGGAAGTTGATCTGTCTTACCGGTTCCAGTATCTCGTGGAATTCATTGGGATTACGGAAGACGATCTGGGTGCCGTTCATGGTGCGGCGGGCATTCTGGCACCTCTGGTACCGGCCCTGGTTGATGCCGTATATGATCAACTCTTCACATATGATTGCACAAAACGACATTTCGTGCCACGCCAATCCGGGTATGAGGGGGAAATTCCCGAAAGCCTCGAAACCCTGACCCTGGACCACGAAATGATCCAGTTTCGCAAACAGCACCTGGCCCGCTATCTGGAATCGCTGGTCACCCGGCCTTACGACGCAAAGATGGTGGAATACCTGGACATGGTCGGCAAAATCCACACCCCCAAGGCAGGCAGCAAAGATCTGGATGTGCCCCTGGTGCAGATGAACGCACTGATGGGATTCGTCTCAACCGCGCTGATCAGCACAATTCTCGGCCTGAATCTGGATCGTGAAACGGAAGTCAAAACCCTGGTCGCATTCAATAAGCTGCTCTGGGTGCAGAACGACCTGATCACCCGCCATTACCAGGCGTAG
- a CDS encoding RrF2 family transcriptional regulator, whose amino-acid sequence MFSQTVEYALRAIVHLADQAPNPCTTEQIAKATKVPQAYLSKVLQSLRQSSVVHSQRGIGGGISLVKRPDELSLLEVVNAVDPICRITTCPLGLKGHGANLCPLHRKLDDAMKETETAFGDTTLADILNSSTSSYPLCNEPVERLTQLGGPTIVPSN is encoded by the coding sequence ATGTTTTCGCAGACTGTTGAATATGCACTTCGAGCAATTGTTCACCTGGCGGATCAGGCTCCGAACCCCTGCACCACCGAGCAAATCGCCAAGGCAACCAAGGTTCCCCAGGCGTATCTTTCGAAAGTGCTGCAAAGCCTGCGGCAGTCCAGTGTCGTGCATTCTCAGCGTGGCATCGGGGGTGGGATTTCGCTGGTGAAGCGCCCCGATGAACTCAGCCTGCTGGAAGTTGTGAACGCCGTGGATCCGATCTGCCGCATTACTACCTGCCCGCTGGGACTGAAGGGCCACGGTGCGAATTTATGCCCGCTGCACCGCAAGCTTGATGACGCCATGAAGGAAACGGAAACGGCTTTCGGCGATACCACGCTGGCCGATATTCTGAATTCCTCGACCAGCAGTTATCCGCTCTGTAATGAACCGGTTGAGCGTCTGACTCAACTGGGCGGCCCCACCATCGTGCCTTCCAACTGA
- a CDS encoding DUF3592 domain-containing protein: MNRRHNRMTNVGRKLVMFLGFLFIFVGYILAYEKGLPLLERAKASKTWPTVEGVVLESRVESHRSSNSSSSTYSPHVVYRYQVEGKDFEGETVWFGNDVSTSDRSMSEETVRKYPVKKNITVYYDPADHAIAVLEPGVFKTTYFFYLFGWLFLGLGILMASSVLFRSLLRLFRGGANMQTPAESAG, from the coding sequence ATGAATCGCAGACATAACCGAATGACCAATGTCGGCCGCAAGCTGGTGATGTTCCTCGGATTTCTCTTTATCTTCGTGGGTTACATTTTAGCTTATGAGAAGGGGCTTCCGCTGCTGGAAAGAGCCAAGGCCAGCAAAACCTGGCCGACCGTGGAAGGGGTCGTTCTGGAATCGCGGGTCGAGTCGCATCGTAGCAGCAATTCCAGTTCGTCGACTTACTCTCCCCACGTTGTCTATCGCTACCAGGTGGAAGGGAAAGACTTTGAAGGGGAGACCGTCTGGTTCGGGAACGATGTCTCTACGTCCGACCGTTCCATGTCGGAGGAGACGGTCCGTAAGTACCCCGTCAAGAAAAACATCACCGTCTATTACGACCCCGCGGATCACGCGATCGCGGTGCTGGAACCCGGGGTCTTTAAAACCACGTATTTCTTCTACCTGTTTGGCTGGCTGTTCCTTGGTCTGGGAATCCTGATGGCCAGCAGCGTTCTGTTTCGTTCCCTGTTACGCCTGTTTCGCGGCGGAGCAAATATGCAGACACCGGCAGAGTCTGCCGGTTAA
- a CDS encoding TIGR00266 family protein, with the protein MSMQCHEVDYEIFGSDLQIVEIILDPGESVVAEAGSMNYMEDGIRFEARMGDGSRPDDGFLGKLFKAGKRMLSGESLFMTHFTNDGRGQKRVAFAAPYPGKIIAIDMSKIGGTITCQKDSFLCAALGTEVTMAFNKRLGSGFFGGEGFILQRLSGDGMAFVHAGGTVIKKKLQGETLRVDTGCIVAFTGDIDYSIEKAGNLKSMVLGGEGLFLATLSGHGTVLLQSLPFSRLADRVLAHAPSAGGSSRGEGSVLGGLGDMFGDS; encoded by the coding sequence ATCAGCATGCAATGCCACGAAGTTGACTACGAGATCTTTGGTTCCGACCTGCAGATTGTGGAAATCATCCTCGATCCGGGGGAATCGGTGGTCGCGGAGGCGGGCAGCATGAATTACATGGAAGACGGGATTCGCTTTGAAGCCCGTATGGGCGATGGTTCCCGCCCCGACGATGGGTTTCTGGGTAAACTGTTCAAAGCGGGCAAACGGATGCTTTCCGGTGAATCGCTCTTCATGACTCATTTCACCAATGATGGTCGGGGACAGAAACGGGTCGCATTCGCCGCCCCCTATCCCGGGAAGATCATCGCCATCGATATGAGTAAGATCGGCGGCACGATTACCTGTCAGAAAGACTCCTTTCTGTGTGCGGCACTGGGCACGGAAGTCACCATGGCGTTTAACAAACGCCTGGGCTCCGGCTTTTTCGGCGGGGAAGGTTTTATTCTGCAACGGCTCAGCGGCGACGGGATGGCGTTCGTGCACGCTGGTGGAACGGTCATCAAAAAGAAACTCCAGGGGGAGACGCTTCGCGTGGATACGGGTTGCATCGTCGCTTTCACGGGGGACATTGATTACAGCATCGAAAAAGCAGGGAACCTGAAATCAATGGTGCTCGGCGGCGAAGGCCTGTTTCTGGCGACGCTTTCGGGACATGGCACCGTGCTGCTGCAGAGTCTGCCTTTCTCACGGCTGGCAGATCGCGTGCTGGCACACGCTCCGTCAGCCGGCGGTTCATCCCGCGGGGAGGGCTCGGTTCTGGGAGGCCTGGGCGATATGTTTGGTGACAGCTGA
- a CDS encoding FliM/FliN family flagellar motor switch protein: MSGFSQENVEAIFAQAGESMAAISDSLNQCFDTSYRIELGESGMWSPEELDDTFRGPGLVVLFRIGDEAMLGLIPEGLPLPDWYTSPGESQSSRLQTLSMEWSMNLIPLDAGEAEEFRAYAVESLLNEVMQAAPADWAALLRLNVFPGESETEAEESDGQSPSAVIPVIWPLTNVPVAETASAEPDPAPEPAATQSAEKATAAAAPAASLSSGQNPLNRITKLPVQAIVKLASKKIEMNQLLSICPGSLITFDKACEDPLEMYINNQVYCLGEAVKIGENFGLKIDKVGFHKEYKTKIIEF; the protein is encoded by the coding sequence ATGTCGGGCTTCAGCCAGGAGAATGTCGAAGCCATCTTTGCCCAGGCGGGTGAAAGTATGGCCGCGATTTCCGATTCTCTCAATCAGTGTTTCGATACCAGCTATCGAATCGAGCTGGGTGAGTCGGGCATGTGGTCTCCCGAAGAGCTGGACGACACGTTTCGCGGTCCGGGCCTGGTTGTCTTATTTCGCATTGGCGACGAGGCAATGCTGGGTCTGATCCCGGAAGGACTGCCTTTACCAGACTGGTACACGTCCCCGGGAGAGTCGCAGTCTTCACGCCTGCAGACGCTGTCGATGGAATGGTCCATGAACCTGATCCCGCTGGATGCAGGGGAAGCTGAAGAGTTTAGAGCTTACGCGGTTGAGAGTTTATTAAATGAAGTCATGCAGGCTGCTCCCGCCGATTGGGCAGCATTACTGCGCTTGAATGTGTTTCCGGGTGAATCGGAAACCGAAGCAGAAGAGAGTGACGGCCAGAGCCCGAGTGCTGTGATCCCTGTAATTTGGCCCCTGACGAACGTGCCAGTTGCAGAAACCGCATCCGCGGAACCCGATCCGGCGCCTGAACCGGCCGCCACTCAGTCTGCTGAGAAAGCAACGGCTGCGGCTGCTCCCGCGGCATCCCTGTCCAGTGGTCAAAACCCGTTGAACCGCATCACCAAATTGCCCGTGCAGGCAATTGTGAAACTGGCCTCCAAAAAGATCGAGATGAACCAGCTGTTGTCCATCTGCCCGGGCTCGCTGATCACCTTCGACAAAGCTTGCGAAGATCCCCTGGAAATGTATATCAACAACCAGGTTTACTGCCTGGGTGAAGCGGTCAAAATTGGGGAAAACTTCGGCCTCAAGATCGACAAGGTTGGCTTTCATAAGGAATACAAAACGAAGATTATTGAATTCTGA
- a CDS encoding serine/threonine-protein kinase: MTSQESLPEFFARPVPQGDGPETIISPLEPIPAPDANRPQSGSQPNMARSSIWNRLFPPTTDDPEVEVETTSPSGMELEHFVIRERIGRGGMGAVFRAIDTRLDRVVALKVLSPGQSRDAGSVKRFQNEAKAAARLDHENISRVFYIGEDQGLNFIAFEYVKGTNVREIIQSRGILPAAEAVNYALQIASALKHINKAGVVHRDIKPSNIIITPGGRAKLVDLGLARKDSDNASADLTTAGTTLGTFDYISPEQAKDPRNVDVRSDIYSLGCTLYHMLTGEPPYGEGTVLQKLLDHSGKNVPDPATINKQIPRELSLIVQKMMASDPDERFQTPEELMYHLMQVAGQLDLRGVNPEGLVWTSPTNSRLSFLEKHVGWIATAAVLLIVVILLDRYPSLDPSSVTVTQNPAPQAGTKGTTTDNGSDVISPEASQPLPEPDTQMVGSLTENPAVASTTSTDAGKEKQPAGTSSNNKNNSAADNSSETPLAQMNLDEPGGKELSGIFDMPLLSSPGSIKDLIETEKPVTNKVLLENKPENQLAMSNTPEPRKTMVPLAPAPEVKPETEPDPFPRKDANEFRKIEIPAITIINPDGTAGQDFKTLDAACAAAEDGSIIELGFTGVRKEAPIHINNKRVRIRAAKDRKPVLQFESVEEPAEGYQTHMIHIANGSLELFDVSIVVDVKDLNTDSWAIFSLKNAHDIRLHQVTVTCANNTSQQVAIFEMNEPINQGLDDDSMMGKRPVKESTFIEIINSVLRCDGQAFSVRETAPTRLEITNSALMIGQSLIDLVGCSNKPMEGDHLELVLNHSTFLLGRGLAVMDSGSIPRELIPLHVSSRNNIFFSRSDAPFVLMKGNTNENDFRQKLLTWRGSNNYFDRFETYWTIQSQQGTTGALSLDALDWKDIWGLSSDVNNLQMRIPWLADREKLIKSPCAELQTAQLQFTQPTDGSPTITAVDRTNAGADLITLPELPRNTKVPKID; this comes from the coding sequence ATGACAAGCCAGGAATCGCTGCCCGAGTTCTTCGCGCGACCGGTTCCTCAGGGGGACGGTCCGGAGACCATCATCAGTCCGCTGGAGCCGATCCCGGCTCCCGATGCGAACCGTCCGCAATCAGGTTCACAGCCTAACATGGCCCGCTCTTCCATCTGGAACCGTTTGTTTCCTCCCACCACGGATGATCCCGAAGTGGAAGTCGAAACAACCAGTCCGTCCGGCATGGAGCTGGAGCATTTTGTCATTCGTGAGCGCATCGGCCGGGGAGGCATGGGCGCTGTATTCCGCGCGATCGATACCCGCCTGGATCGTGTGGTGGCACTCAAGGTGCTCAGCCCTGGTCAGTCCCGGGATGCAGGTTCGGTCAAACGTTTTCAGAACGAAGCCAAAGCAGCGGCCCGACTGGACCACGAAAATATTTCGCGTGTGTTTTACATCGGCGAAGATCAGGGGCTGAACTTCATCGCCTTCGAATACGTGAAGGGAACCAACGTCCGCGAGATCATTCAGTCACGCGGAATCCTGCCGGCTGCGGAAGCGGTCAACTACGCCCTGCAGATCGCATCAGCGCTGAAGCACATCAACAAGGCCGGCGTGGTCCACCGCGATATTAAACCATCCAACATCATCATTACGCCCGGCGGCCGCGCCAAACTGGTGGACCTCGGTCTGGCACGTAAGGACAGCGACAACGCTTCCGCGGACCTCACCACCGCTGGCACCACGCTGGGAACCTTCGACTACATCTCGCCAGAGCAGGCCAAAGATCCCCGGAACGTAGATGTGCGGAGCGATATTTATTCGCTGGGCTGCACGCTGTATCACATGCTGACCGGGGAACCTCCCTACGGCGAAGGGACCGTGTTGCAGAAGCTGCTCGATCACTCGGGCAAGAACGTTCCCGACCCGGCAACCATCAACAAACAGATTCCACGCGAACTCTCACTCATCGTACAGAAGATGATGGCCAGTGATCCGGACGAACGGTTCCAGACTCCCGAAGAGTTGATGTACCATCTGATGCAGGTTGCCGGCCAGCTGGATCTCCGCGGCGTGAACCCCGAAGGTCTGGTCTGGACATCTCCCACGAATTCACGACTCAGCTTCCTGGAAAAACATGTCGGCTGGATCGCGACCGCGGCTGTGCTGTTGATCGTGGTGATCCTGCTCGACCGTTATCCATCACTTGATCCCAGTTCCGTGACGGTAACACAAAACCCGGCTCCCCAGGCAGGCACCAAAGGCACGACGACAGACAACGGCTCAGACGTGATCAGTCCCGAAGCCAGTCAGCCTCTGCCCGAACCCGACACGCAGATGGTCGGCTCCCTGACAGAGAACCCCGCGGTCGCTTCGACAACATCAACCGACGCCGGCAAAGAGAAACAGCCGGCCGGCACCAGTTCGAACAACAAAAACAACAGTGCGGCTGACAACAGCAGCGAAACTCCACTGGCTCAGATGAATCTCGATGAACCCGGCGGCAAGGAGCTGAGTGGCATTTTTGACATGCCCCTGCTCTCTTCTCCCGGTTCCATCAAGGATCTGATCGAAACCGAAAAACCCGTGACGAACAAGGTCCTGCTGGAGAACAAGCCCGAGAATCAACTGGCCATGTCCAACACTCCGGAACCCAGGAAGACTATGGTTCCACTGGCGCCCGCCCCCGAGGTGAAACCCGAGACCGAACCGGATCCGTTCCCCCGGAAAGACGCGAACGAATTCCGGAAGATCGAGATTCCAGCGATCACGATCATCAATCCGGATGGAACCGCTGGCCAGGATTTCAAAACACTCGACGCGGCCTGTGCCGCTGCCGAAGATGGCAGCATCATCGAACTGGGATTCACGGGCGTCCGCAAAGAGGCCCCGATTCACATCAACAACAAACGGGTTCGCATCCGGGCTGCGAAAGACCGCAAGCCGGTGCTCCAGTTTGAATCTGTGGAAGAACCTGCCGAAGGATATCAGACACACATGATTCACATCGCCAACGGTTCGCTGGAACTGTTTGATGTGAGCATCGTGGTCGACGTGAAAGATCTGAATACCGATTCCTGGGCCATCTTCTCGCTCAAGAATGCACACGACATTCGCCTGCATCAGGTGACGGTCACCTGTGCAAACAATACGAGTCAGCAGGTTGCCATCTTCGAAATGAACGAGCCCATCAACCAGGGCCTCGACGATGATTCCATGATGGGCAAACGCCCGGTCAAAGAATCGACGTTCATCGAAATCATCAACTCCGTACTCCGCTGCGACGGGCAGGCCTTCTCGGTGCGCGAGACAGCCCCCACCCGTCTGGAAATTACGAACTCGGCCCTGATGATTGGTCAGTCACTGATTGACCTGGTCGGCTGCAGCAACAAACCGATGGAAGGGGATCACCTGGAACTGGTGCTGAACCACTCCACGTTCCTGCTGGGTCGCGGCCTGGCGGTGATGGACAGCGGCTCGATTCCCCGCGAACTGATTCCGCTCCATGTTTCTTCCCGCAATAATATCTTCTTCTCGCGCAGCGATGCCCCATTCGTTTTGATGAAGGGGAACACCAACGAGAACGATTTCCGTCAGAAGCTGCTGACCTGGCGTGGTTCGAACAATTACTTTGACCGCTTCGAAACCTACTGGACGATTCAATCTCAGCAGGGAACCACCGGTGCACTGTCACTCGACGCACTGGACTGGAAAGACATCTGGGGGCTCTCTTCCGATGTCAACAATCTGCAGATGCGCATCCCCTGGCTCGCCGATCGTGAGAAACTGATCAAGTCACCCTGTGCCGAGCTGCAGACCGCACAACTTCAGTTCACGCAACCCACTGATGGCAGCCCGACGATCACCGCCGTGGACCGGACCAATGCAGGTGCCGACCTGATTACACTACCGGAACTGCCGCGGAATACCAAAGTCCCGAAAATCGATTAA